In one Synergistaceae bacterium genomic region, the following are encoded:
- a CDS encoding pyruvate, phosphate dikinase, whose protein sequence is MSERFVYSLKDGDSSNRLLLGGKGANLCKMAQSGLPVPAGFVITTEVCRKYMQDPKIMDSIWDDVKKSVAQLEQETGKGFNDGKNPLLVSVRSGAPISMPGMMETILNLGLNDETVKGLAESSGNKRFALDSYRRFIQMFSSVVDEVNFDLFEAALAKARKESGAEQDYQIPAEQLEKLLVEYKAIYKNAIGQDFPTDPWVQLRRAIEAVFKSWNIPRAITYRKINKIDDSLGTAVNVIAMIFGNLGDDCGTGVCFTRNPSTGENKLYGEFLINAQGEDVVAGIRTPMPIAELEKKMPDNYKKLCELTKLLENTYQEMQDIEFTIERGKLFLLQTRAGKRTASAAVKVAVDMVNEGLIDTKTAVTRVSPEQVEMLLHRQVDKNAALDVIAKGLPASPGAGAGMLVFSADEAEEWSRQNKPTILARPETSPDDIHGLFASNGVVTSRGGMTSHAAVVARGMGKPAVCGCESAIIDVDKETLTVGDRVFKKGDFVTVDGTTGQLLAGEAKMIDATFSDDFKKILSWADENATQMVWANADTPEDAKRAREFGAKGIGLCRTEHMFMGVDRLPVMQRLVVALGTSESGKEERKDALAKLKVMQKEDFLGIFKAMDGLPVIIRLLDPPLHEFLPKEPNILEDLKKVAPDSPEAKRLNETLEKVHQLHENNPMLGFRGCRLGMIYPEIYEMQMNAIFEAVVELTKANITVKPEVMIPLVGTKPEMKFFREMADRIANEVMQASGVKFSYLVGTMIEVPRAALVADQLAEYAQFFSCGTNDLTQTTLGYSRDDAENKFLFQYIDKGVFKENPFAELDRDGPGQLVKMAVEKGRSVNPNLSVGICGEHGGNPSSIAFCHSVNLNYVSCSPFRVPVARIAAAHAALGVLK, encoded by the coding sequence GTGAGTGAAAGATTCGTTTACAGCTTGAAGGATGGCGACAGCTCCAACAGGCTTTTATTAGGCGGTAAAGGCGCTAACCTCTGCAAAATGGCGCAGTCAGGTCTTCCCGTTCCCGCAGGTTTCGTAATTACAACTGAAGTGTGCCGCAAATATATGCAGGATCCCAAAATTATGGACTCAATCTGGGATGACGTGAAAAAATCTGTTGCACAATTAGAGCAGGAAACCGGCAAAGGCTTCAACGACGGAAAAAATCCGCTGTTAGTCTCTGTTCGTTCGGGTGCGCCTATTTCAATGCCCGGAATGATGGAAACTATTTTAAATCTCGGACTCAATGATGAAACAGTTAAGGGACTTGCAGAATCTTCCGGAAATAAGAGATTTGCACTTGACTCTTATCGCAGATTCATTCAGATGTTTTCAAGCGTTGTCGATGAGGTAAATTTTGATTTATTCGAGGCAGCACTCGCAAAGGCACGCAAAGAGTCAGGAGCAGAGCAGGACTATCAAATCCCAGCAGAACAGCTCGAAAAATTATTAGTCGAGTACAAAGCAATCTACAAAAACGCAATCGGCCAAGACTTTCCGACAGATCCATGGGTTCAATTAAGGCGCGCAATCGAGGCAGTATTTAAGAGCTGGAATATCCCCCGCGCAATAACTTACAGGAAAATTAACAAAATTGATGACAGCTTAGGAACAGCAGTGAACGTTATCGCAATGATTTTCGGCAATCTCGGCGACGACTGCGGGACGGGCGTTTGTTTTACCCGTAATCCTTCGACAGGCGAGAATAAATTATACGGCGAATTTCTCATTAATGCTCAGGGTGAAGACGTTGTTGCAGGTATAAGAACGCCTATGCCCATTGCTGAACTTGAGAAAAAAATGCCCGATAATTATAAGAAACTTTGCGAACTCACAAAACTTCTTGAGAATACTTATCAGGAAATGCAGGACATCGAATTTACGATCGAGCGCGGAAAATTATTCTTGCTTCAGACAAGAGCAGGAAAACGCACAGCAAGTGCAGCCGTAAAAGTCGCTGTTGATATGGTCAATGAGGGATTAATCGACACGAAAACAGCTGTAACGCGCGTATCTCCTGAGCAGGTCGAAATGTTGTTACACAGGCAGGTCGACAAAAACGCAGCTCTTGACGTAATCGCAAAAGGTTTACCAGCTTCCCCCGGTGCAGGTGCAGGAATGCTCGTATTTTCTGCTGATGAGGCCGAAGAATGGTCAAGACAAAATAAACCTACAATTTTAGCGCGTCCTGAAACGAGTCCTGATGATATTCACGGATTATTTGCTTCAAACGGTGTTGTAACGTCAAGGGGCGGAATGACGAGTCATGCTGCTGTTGTTGCTCGCGGAATGGGTAAACCGGCTGTCTGCGGCTGCGAAAGTGCAATTATCGACGTTGACAAAGAGACTCTCACTGTCGGAGATAGAGTCTTCAAGAAGGGCGATTTTGTAACAGTTGACGGCACTACAGGTCAATTACTTGCGGGCGAAGCAAAAATGATTGATGCAACTTTCAGCGATGATTTCAAGAAAATTTTATCATGGGCTGACGAGAACGCGACTCAAATGGTCTGGGCAAATGCTGACACACCCGAAGACGCAAAGAGAGCTCGTGAATTTGGCGCAAAAGGTATCGGACTTTGCAGAACTGAACATATGTTTATGGGCGTTGACAGATTACCGGTCATGCAGCGTTTAGTTGTAGCACTCGGCACAAGTGAGTCAGGCAAGGAAGAACGCAAAGACGCTCTTGCAAAATTGAAGGTCATGCAGAAAGAAGATTTCTTAGGCATATTCAAAGCTATGGACGGACTGCCGGTTATTATTAGATTGCTTGATCCGCCTTTACACGAATTTTTGCCGAAGGAGCCGAATATTTTAGAGGATCTCAAGAAAGTAGCACCCGACTCACCCGAAGCCAAGCGCTTAAATGAGACTCTCGAAAAAGTTCATCAGCTCCACGAAAATAACCCTATGTTAGGATTCAGAGGCTGCCGTCTTGGAATGATTTATCCGGAAATTTACGAAATGCAGATGAACGCAATTTTTGAGGCAGTTGTCGAGCTCACAAAGGCAAATATCACCGTCAAACCTGAAGTCATGATCCCATTAGTAGGCACCAAACCAGAAATGAAATTTTTCCGTGAAATGGCCGACAGAATCGCAAATGAAGTCATGCAGGCAAGCGGCGTTAAGTTCTCATACTTGGTCGGGACAATGATAGAAGTTCCGAGAGCTGCTCTTGTTGCTGACCAGTTAGCAGAGTATGCACAGTTCTTCTCGTGCGGTACAAACGATTTGACTCAGACGACATTGGGATATTCACGCGACGACGCAGAAAATAAATTCTTGTTCCAGTACATCGACAAAGGAGTCTTCAAGGAAAATCCATTTGCAGAACTTGACAGAGACGGCCCCGGACAGCTTGTAAAAATGGCGGTCGAGAAAGGACGCAGCGTGAACCCGAATTTATCAGTAGGAATTTGCGGCGAACACGGCGGGAATCCTTCTAGTATTGCATTCTGTCATAGCGTTAATTTGAATTATGTTAGCTGCTCACCGTTTAGAGTCCCAGTTGCGAGAATAGCGGCGGCTCATGCGGCATTAGGTGTGTTGAAGTAA
- a CDS encoding DUF4417 domain-containing protein produces the protein MTKIIRHLILNNVTISELSAGTIFDGVHEIPVINKPSKILIPDSFTPFSERNNISDFNSAICFYEREENFSELLLNPARYLDDLRKFQAVISPDCSMYRDMPLSMQITNLFYSRLIGSYYQRKGLYVIPNIRWGSEDTYRDSILPEKIAFLGVAKHSIISVGSYGCIKDKENKFFFEAGLASMMETLEPEIVLVYGAMPESIFGKYFNYAQFVQYDNWIKRRHMKEGNN, from the coding sequence ATGACGAAAATTATACGTCATTTAATATTAAATAATGTAACAATTTCCGAACTATCAGCAGGGACAATTTTTGATGGTGTTCATGAGATACCAGTTATAAATAAGCCGTCAAAAATATTAATTCCGGATTCATTTACGCCGTTTTCAGAGCGCAATAATATATCAGATTTTAACTCTGCAATATGCTTTTATGAGCGTGAAGAAAATTTTTCTGAATTACTGCTAAATCCTGCGCGCTATCTTGACGATTTGAGAAAATTTCAAGCTGTTATTTCTCCGGACTGCTCAATGTATAGAGATATGCCCTTGTCCATGCAAATAACGAATCTTTTCTACAGCCGGTTAATAGGCAGTTATTATCAACGTAAAGGCCTGTACGTTATTCCAAATATCCGCTGGGGAAGCGAAGACACGTATAGAGATTCAATTTTGCCGGAAAAAATTGCATTTCTAGGAGTCGCAAAACACAGCATTATTTCTGTAGGGTCATATGGCTGCATAAAAGATAAAGAAAATAAATTTTTCTTTGAGGCAGGACTCGCGTCAATGATGGAAACATTAGAACCTGAAATTGTGCTTGTTTATGGTGCAATGCCTGAGTCAATTTTCGGTAAATATTTTAACTATGCTCAATTTGTGCAATATGACAACTGGATAAAACGCAGGCACATGAAAGAAGGTAATAATTAA
- a CDS encoding Gfo/Idh/MocA family oxidoreductase — MQPVIIGTVGAGYAARLHANGYKNVASVPFKLKTICDVNTKLAEEIKQNFNYERVESDFDLMLQDPEINLIDIVTPPFLHIPMAIKALQAGKNVICEKPLTGYFGHNGEERIGLTTPRALMYESVINEMNKLREVLNESDKKFLYAENFIYASPVQKAAEIIRAKKSKILFMKGEESLKGSSSPVAGKWNKTGGGTLIRTGTHPLSGMLWLKQQEAQARGENIIISSVLADVGTTTKILTPHEHRHISANPEDVEDFAAVTVTFSDGTKCLTIASDTVLGGTKNYIEIYSNDSALMCNITPTDILNTYFLDEEGLENVYISEMLPGKTGWNKAFINDEIIRGYSGELRDFLETIAYDKEPLSGFNIAFDTVKIIYAAYLSAQEGRRVNVN, encoded by the coding sequence ATGCAGCCCGTAATTATCGGTACAGTCGGAGCAGGTTACGCCGCCAGACTCCACGCAAACGGTTATAAAAATGTCGCATCAGTCCCATTCAAGCTAAAAACTATCTGTGACGTAAACACAAAACTTGCAGAGGAAATAAAGCAAAATTTTAATTATGAACGAGTCGAGTCAGATTTTGATTTAATGCTGCAAGACCCAGAAATAAATTTAATCGACATCGTAACACCTCCGTTTTTGCATATCCCAATGGCGATTAAAGCTCTTCAGGCCGGGAAAAATGTAATCTGCGAGAAGCCTTTAACAGGTTATTTCGGTCATAATGGCGAGGAAAGAATCGGACTCACTACCCCGCGCGCCCTAATGTATGAAAGCGTAATTAACGAGATGAACAAATTGCGCGAGGTCTTGAACGAGTCAGATAAAAAATTTCTTTACGCCGAAAATTTTATTTATGCGAGTCCGGTTCAGAAAGCTGCAGAAATTATCAGAGCAAAGAAATCTAAAATTTTATTCATGAAGGGTGAAGAGAGTCTCAAAGGCTCAAGCTCACCGGTCGCAGGCAAATGGAACAAAACCGGCGGAGGGACTCTAATCAGGACAGGGACTCACCCTTTAAGCGGCATGTTATGGCTTAAGCAGCAGGAAGCACAAGCACGAGGCGAAAATATAATAATTTCCAGCGTTTTGGCCGACGTTGGAACGACTACAAAAATTTTGACCCCTCATGAACACCGGCATATTTCAGCAAATCCCGAAGATGTAGAAGACTTTGCAGCGGTAACTGTAACTTTTTCTGACGGGACTAAATGTTTAACAATCGCAAGTGATACGGTCTTAGGCGGAACAAAAAATTATATCGAGATTTACTCAAATGACTCGGCCTTAATGTGTAATATAACCCCCACTGATATATTAAATACTTACTTTCTCGATGAAGAAGGACTCGAAAACGTTTATATTTCTGAAATGCTGCCGGGTAAAACCGGTTGGAACAAAGCATTTATCAACGATGAAATTATACGCGGCTATTCTGGTGAGTTAAGAGACTTTCTAGAGACTATCGCATATGACAAAGAGCCGTTATCAGGATTTAATATCGCGTTTGACACAGTGAAAATAATTTATGCGGCTTATTTGTCAGCTCAAGAGGGACGGCGCGTAAATGTAAACTAG
- a CDS encoding glycosyltransferase, producing the protein MNNKTIIEINGGTKGSTASIAKLAAHEAESRGYEVWQAFSLNWREDGLLFGGKRTLQPHEIKISGNLAMSVNAKIERLSGFIDCLNYFATKKFLNRVDSLKPSIFHLHNLHGNYINLSLLFDYIKRRKIKVVWTLHDCWSFTGRCPYFTISHCEKWRTGCHHCPTLKEYPAMYIDRTKLLWQLKRKWFTGIDRDKIIIACPSKWLADLAKESFLGGYDIRVIHNGINLEIFKPSPGKFREKYNIPPEKFIVLAVASGWGVRKGFDVLVKLARDLDDRFKIVVVGDVKGVKCDIPENILHIRRTWNAQELAEIYSDADVFANPTKEENFPTVNLESIACGTPVVTYRTGGSPETINNTCGVVVNYEDYDSFKREIIRVCEEKIFLRENCVNYARENFASSDRMKEYVNLFDELMTRE; encoded by the coding sequence TTGAACAATAAAACTATAATCGAGATCAACGGAGGCACTAAAGGCAGTACAGCAAGTATAGCAAAATTAGCAGCTCATGAGGCCGAGTCACGCGGTTATGAAGTCTGGCAGGCTTTCTCGTTGAACTGGCGCGAGGACGGGTTATTATTCGGCGGAAAAAGGACTCTTCAACCTCACGAAATAAAAATTTCCGGTAATCTAGCAATGTCAGTAAATGCAAAAATTGAAAGGTTATCGGGCTTTATTGACTGCTTAAATTATTTTGCGACTAAAAAATTTCTGAACAGGGTTGACTCGTTAAAGCCTTCTATATTTCATCTGCACAATTTACACGGGAATTATATAAATCTTTCATTATTATTTGACTACATCAAGCGCAGAAAAATTAAAGTTGTCTGGACTCTTCACGACTGCTGGAGCTTCACCGGCAGATGTCCGTATTTTACTATATCACATTGCGAAAAATGGCGCACCGGCTGTCATCATTGCCCGACGTTAAAAGAATATCCCGCTATGTATATTGACCGGACGAAATTATTATGGCAGTTGAAGCGCAAATGGTTTACAGGAATTGACCGCGATAAAATTATAATTGCATGTCCGTCTAAGTGGCTTGCTGATCTCGCGAAAGAGTCATTTTTGGGCGGTTATGATATCAGAGTCATTCACAACGGTATAAATTTAGAAATTTTCAAGCCTTCACCGGGGAAATTCCGCGAAAAATATAATATTCCTCCCGAAAAATTTATAGTGCTGGCTGTTGCGTCCGGCTGGGGAGTCAGAAAAGGTTTTGACGTTCTTGTAAAATTGGCGCGCGATCTTGACGATAGATTCAAAATTGTAGTAGTAGGCGATGTTAAAGGGGTAAAATGCGATATTCCAGAAAATATTTTACACATTAGACGGACTTGGAACGCTCAAGAATTAGCAGAAATTTATTCGGATGCAGACGTTTTTGCGAATCCTACCAAAGAAGAGAATTTCCCGACCGTAAATCTTGAGTCAATAGCTTGCGGGACTCCTGTTGTAACTTACAGAACCGGCGGATCACCTGAGACAATAAATAATACTTGCGGCGTAGTAGTAAATTATGAAGATTATGACTCATTTAAGCGCGAAATAATAAGAGTCTGCGAGGAAAAAATATTTTTGCGTGAAAATTGCGTGAATTATGCGAGAGAAAATTTTGCAAGCTCTGACCGCATGAAGGAATATGTAAATTTGTTCGATGAGCTTATGACGAGAGAATGA
- a CDS encoding aldo/keto reductase: MSFLGEDIKKLGFGLMRLPHIDENTIDIEQTKQMVDEFLAAGFTYFDTAWAYPGSEDAMRIALVERYPREKYQIATKNAAWINCKTKEDAINQYETSLKQTGAGYFDFYLLHNLGDSRTAPFDDWDLWGYFLNEKKKGKIKHLGFSFHSTPEQLEEILNKHPEAEFVQLQINYGDWESHSIQSRACYEVARKHNKPVIIMEPVKGGNLATPPENVEKVLKAAEPESSCASWAIRFAADLEGVITVLSGMSNLEQMRDNLSFMKNFTHLTPEQKKVIEAARVELAKVPIIPCTTCNYCAKVCPMNIGISASFNSLNMLTLYKNFESAQHNHDWNVTGMGHKPAKDCIKCGKCEKACPQHIEIRKELERVAQTFKA, translated from the coding sequence ATGTCATTCTTAGGCGAGGACATCAAAAAATTAGGTTTCGGGTTAATGCGTCTGCCTCACATTGACGAGAATACTATCGACATCGAGCAGACAAAACAAATGGTCGATGAATTTCTTGCAGCAGGTTTCACATATTTTGACACGGCCTGGGCTTATCCGGGGAGCGAGGACGCAATGAGAATCGCACTTGTCGAACGTTACCCGCGGGAAAAATATCAGATCGCTACAAAAAATGCCGCGTGGATCAACTGCAAGACAAAAGAAGACGCAATTAATCAGTACGAGACATCATTAAAGCAGACCGGCGCAGGATATTTCGATTTCTATTTACTTCACAACTTAGGCGACTCAAGAACTGCACCATTTGATGATTGGGATTTATGGGGATATTTCCTGAACGAGAAGAAGAAGGGCAAAATTAAACATTTGGGATTCTCATTCCATTCAACGCCCGAACAGTTAGAGGAGATTCTCAATAAGCACCCTGAAGCGGAATTTGTACAGCTGCAAATTAATTACGGAGATTGGGAGAGTCATTCTATACAGTCAAGAGCATGTTACGAGGTCGCGCGCAAACACAATAAGCCCGTTATCATAATGGAACCCGTGAAAGGCGGAAATTTGGCGACTCCTCCTGAAAACGTAGAAAAAGTTTTGAAAGCTGCCGAACCTGAGTCATCATGTGCATCATGGGCGATTAGATTCGCTGCTGACTTGGAAGGCGTTATAACAGTTTTGTCGGGAATGTCGAATCTTGAACAAATGCGCGATAATTTATCGTTCATGAAAAATTTTACTCATTTGACTCCCGAACAGAAAAAAGTTATCGAGGCTGCACGCGTTGAACTCGCAAAAGTTCCGATTATTCCCTGTACGACATGCAATTACTGCGCGAAAGTCTGCCCGATGAATATAGGCATATCAGCATCATTTAATTCATTGAACATGTTGACGCTTTATAAAAATTTCGAGAGCGCACAGCATAATCACGACTGGAACGTAACCGGAATGGGACACAAGCCCGCGAAAGACTGCATTAAATGCGGAAAATGTGAGAAAGCTTGTCCGCAGCACATAGAAATACGCAAAGAACTTGAACGGGTCGCACAAACTTTTAAAGCCTAA
- a CDS encoding flavodoxin family protein yields MKALFLNGSPRKNFNTAQLLNKAMEGAKYSGAEVELINLFDYEYTGCKSCFACKIKNSTTNGMCAIHDKIRPVIEKANEANVIVIGSPVYFGYPTGQVRNLIERLLFPLDTYLIDDQGQRVKISHKPVQTAIIYTMNCPEDLSHKFNYDILLGFTGEEMRRLYGHNEILYCYETYQFSDYSKYDINLFSEEERRERREKVFPEDLQKAYHLGIRLVNNARAKWNPEFDWENHQKLLEILADAWKNLNASELLKYIHPEFQYDSQKVLASMYANEYPDYITGKFNTIRKCGSIIDVSIVKDPYFGGNMIRLTQDKNNLAYLRIKTTAGKIYKMDMCMF; encoded by the coding sequence ATGAAAGCATTATTCTTGAACGGCAGCCCCAGAAAAAATTTTAATACCGCGCAACTTCTTAATAAAGCAATGGAAGGCGCAAAATATTCCGGCGCTGAAGTCGAATTAATAAATTTGTTCGATTATGAGTATACAGGCTGTAAAAGCTGTTTCGCTTGCAAAATAAAAAATAGTACAACTAACGGAATGTGCGCAATTCATGACAAAATCCGCCCCGTAATCGAGAAAGCTAACGAAGCAAATGTAATTGTAATCGGTAGTCCGGTTTATTTCGGCTATCCTACGGGACAAGTACGAAATTTAATCGAGCGTCTTTTGTTCCCGCTGGACACATATTTAATTGATGATCAAGGCCAACGCGTAAAAATTTCTCATAAACCAGTGCAGACAGCAATTATTTACACGATGAACTGTCCTGAAGATTTATCGCACAAATTTAATTATGATATTCTCTTAGGGTTTACAGGCGAAGAAATGAGGCGTTTATACGGTCATAACGAGATTTTATACTGTTACGAAACATATCAATTTAGCGATTACAGCAAGTACGACATTAATTTATTCTCTGAAGAAGAACGCAGAGAACGCCGCGAAAAAGTTTTTCCCGAAGATCTGCAAAAGGCTTATCATTTGGGAATCAGGCTCGTAAATAATGCCCGCGCAAAATGGAATCCTGAATTTGACTGGGAGAATCATCAAAAATTGCTCGAAATATTAGCTGATGCATGGAAAAATTTAAACGCGTCCGAACTGCTTAAATATATTCATCCCGAATTTCAATATGACTCTCAAAAGGTACTTGCTTCAATGTATGCAAATGAATATCCCGACTACATAACCGGGAAATTTAATACAATACGTAAATGCGGCTCAATAATTGATGTCTCCATAGTGAAAGATCCTTACTTCGGGGGAAATATGATCAGGCTCACTCAAGATAAAAATAATCTTGCATATCTCAGAATCAAGACTACAGCAGGCAAAATTTACAAAATGGACATGTGCATGTTCTAA
- a CDS encoding DEAD/DEAH box helicase, with the protein MDFTSYGLRKELLRALSERGFDTPMEVQDRVLSEGWNHDFIVRAKTGSGKTLAFLLPLMQELKIGEKMPQILVLAPTRELAQQTAEESDFLGKFLKVSTASLVGGMDIYPQLRTLKHGAAIIAGTPGRVRDHIRRGTLDTSEIKNVVLDEGDLMLDMGFRDELESILDALPEGRRWLFSATMPAEVKELANKYLNDPITLSIDDEDSQHEDILHRVYKIPSNKRFEGLVDVLLWEHPSRSLVFCHTKMESIEIAQRLQDHGFSAAALQGDMTQSERNAVLASFKSGSVPCLVATNVAARGLDIEGVSHVIQLGLPDDKETFIHRSGRTGRAGHEGVNLVLLSPPEMRRFREMLRDTSIKTEWVDIPGIDKIRSAWRDAAEQEIFAAPVDSYYGECVKWAADLITRAAPKVIIAKLLAVLSAKNKGYNLENELKHELERRDKRKNFTHSKNKSQTQSYQRDKSSRPAKQYNNKSKTGRYSDSDRKNKNYSRKH; encoded by the coding sequence TTGGATTTTACTTCATACGGCCTCAGAAAAGAATTATTGCGTGCATTAAGTGAGCGCGGCTTTGATACCCCTATGGAAGTGCAGGACAGAGTTTTATCTGAAGGCTGGAATCATGATTTTATAGTTCGTGCTAAAACAGGTTCAGGAAAAACTCTCGCGTTCTTACTGCCGTTAATGCAGGAATTGAAAATCGGCGAAAAAATGCCGCAAATTTTAGTTCTCGCACCAACTAGAGAATTAGCACAGCAGACAGCAGAAGAGTCCGACTTTCTCGGAAAATTTTTAAAAGTTTCTACAGCTTCACTCGTCGGAGGCATGGACATTTACCCGCAATTACGCACACTCAAGCACGGAGCAGCAATTATCGCAGGCACCCCCGGAAGAGTCAGAGATCACATCAGGCGCGGGACTCTCGACACAAGCGAAATAAAAAATGTCGTTCTCGATGAAGGCGATTTAATGCTTGATATGGGATTTCGTGATGAACTCGAGTCAATTCTTGACGCTTTGCCGGAGGGTAGACGCTGGCTGTTTTCCGCAACAATGCCCGCAGAAGTCAAAGAGTTAGCAAACAAATATTTAAACGATCCTATAACGCTTTCAATCGATGACGAGGACTCACAGCATGAAGACATTTTGCACAGAGTCTATAAGATTCCGTCAAATAAAAGATTCGAGGGACTCGTTGATGTCTTATTATGGGAGCACCCGTCAAGAAGTCTAGTTTTCTGCCACACAAAAATGGAATCAATCGAGATCGCGCAAAGACTTCAAGATCACGGATTCAGCGCGGCAGCTCTTCAGGGCGATATGACTCAAAGCGAACGTAACGCCGTACTTGCATCGTTTAAATCGGGGTCTGTGCCTTGTCTGGTCGCTACAAACGTTGCTGCACGGGGACTCGATATTGAAGGCGTGAGTCACGTTATACAATTAGGCCTCCCTGACGATAAAGAAACTTTCATACACAGAAGCGGCAGAACAGGCAGGGCAGGTCATGAAGGTGTGAATCTCGTGTTGTTGTCGCCTCCTGAAATGCGCCGATTCAGAGAAATGCTGCGTGATACAAGCATAAAAACTGAATGGGTTGATATTCCCGGAATTGATAAGATTCGTTCAGCATGGAGAGACGCGGCCGAGCAGGAAATTTTTGCAGCACCTGTTGACTCTTATTACGGCGAGTGCGTGAAATGGGCGGCAGATTTAATCACACGTGCAGCTCCGAAAGTTATTATCGCGAAATTATTAGCAGTCCTCAGCGCAAAAAATAAAGGCTATAATCTTGAGAACGAGCTAAAACACGAACTCGAACGCAGAGACAAACGCAAAAATTTTACTCACAGCAAGAACAAGAGTCAGACTCAATCATATCAACGCGACAAATCATCACGCCCGGCCAAGCAATATAATAATAAGAGCAAGACAGGCCGATATTCCGACTCCGACAGAAAAAATAAAAATTATTCCCGCAAGCATTGA